The Betta splendens chromosome 24, fBetSpl5.4, whole genome shotgun sequence DNA window tgtgtgtgtgtgtgtgtgtgtgtgtgtgtgtgtgtccaggcgaCCCGCCACGCAGAGATGGTGGCTCTGGACCAGCTCCTGGACTGGTGCCGTCGCAGCTGTTTGGACCCGAGCAGCGTGTGTGAGCAAACGGCTCTTTATGTGACGGTGGAGCCGTGCGTCATGTGTGCTGCCGCCCTGCGCCTGCTCCGTATCCTCTGcgcctgcctgcgtgcgtgcgtgcgtgtgtgcgtctgtgagtgTGTTCCTTGACCGTCGGTGCGTGCAGACATCCCCGTGGTCGTGTACGGCTGCAGGAACGAGCGCTTTGGAGGCTGCGGTTCCGTTCTGGACGTTTCCTCtgcagacctgcctcagaccggGACCACGTTCAAGGTTCgtcgcctgtgtgtgtgtgtgtgtgtgtgtgtgtgtgtgtgtgtgtgtgtgtgtgtgtgtgtgtgttgcccgtCTTCATACTGTTGTGTTTAGTGTGTTTCAGGTCACAGAGCAGAAGAAGCCGTTGAGATGCTGAAGACTTTCTACAAACAGGAGAATCCAAATGGTAACtgaatgcacgcacacacacgtaccgaCTTTATCTCTTCTTTTATTTGCCTCTTAACATTCTTCATTTTTCATCTGCTTGTCTTTTATTCTCCTCTTTGcatctttttttaattctctCATCGCTTCATTTTAAgatcttctcttttttttgttcctcctcATTTTCTAATCTAACAGTTTTATTTCTGTCTCTTTCAGCACCAAAACCCAAAACAAGGAGGGACTGAAGCTTCCCTGTTGTGGATAAACATTTTTATGCtgtttaatgttgtttgtgtttttgtaaatgaataaatcatgtGACTTTTCTACAATCATGGAGCGTTTAGGTCTGTTTACCTGGTGAGGAGACGACACCTATACTGTCGCTGGGAAATGTGGTGATTTACATCAGCGTTGTGCGACGCTCTGTCGGTCGATTCGTGTTCGACTCCACTCAAACAGCAGAAATGGAACTGCATCACTCTCACTCCAGCGCAGAGACAAAGACCtaatgctgctgtttacactAAATCCATaaattctcagtcatccaggtagTTGAATATAGGTTGAGTCATAtcaactggatttcttcttctttgtggaAAAGAACCTTAAATGAATCCACAAGTGTAATTTCCTCAGATGTCTCACAGAAGAAGTCGTCGGCCATGATGGCGTTTGTTAATCGGAaaccaccacttcctgtcttttgtCTCAaagtgagaatgtgtgtgtgtgcgtgtttggtggaggggggggggggggggggggcgtgtgccCTTtcacttcctcacacacacacacacacacacacacacacacacacactgtggtgtgTGCAGCCTTTCGCAGCTGGGAGGAGATGAAACAGTTAAATATCTGCTGCTCTTTCCTGAAGCTGTTGAGAGACTTTTAAATGACATGTCCTCTACTCTTTACCGATTTCCTTCCTCCcacacttccttccttcctgcttccttccttccttccttccttccttccttcctctgttcaTGGTTTCCTGTCTTCTCTCTTGCTGTTTActcttctttccttcctctcttttcatcTACactatttttctattttctttccATTCCTTCAGTTCAGTAGCCAGTTTTAACTTGAAttgtctgcagcctcctctggttTGGTTTAGGCTCAGTCTCTTCCAGTGGAGGCTGAGGTCATTTTAATGTAACAGGCTTTTGTTGTTCTGGACAGAAGCTGACAAAcgagtgttgtgttgtgttgtgttgtgtgctcCTTTCTTCTCATTAGCATGTAAGTCTATGCTAATTGATGCAGTGCAGATTATTGGTGATGCTTTATTGTCCCCACACTCTGCAGCTGAAACCAGGGGCTGTTTTGTATTTGCGGCTCAGTTCCTTCTTAGAACTCGTCTCACTGGGTCTTTATTCACGGCTCTAATGAGAAGCATCGTCACCATCACTGAATCAGTGCACAAACTACACTGGATGTAGCAGCTGTTCATCTGCTCGGATCCGTCCCTGAGGTCGACTgggtcggaggaggaggtgaaagcaCACCTGAACACGAACCCGCTTCAGGCCGAGCCTCCACAACAGTGTTAAAGTGGAAATGAACCTTTTTCATCTAAACTTTATTGATTTAGTACCAACACACAGTTCCATCCATAAACTGAGTGACTCATGGGATGAATCATGAAGATTTTGATCAGATGTTGACGTTTGTAGTGTCACAGTATCAGACTCTGTGGGTCATACATATCGTTGTGtgattcctgtgtgtgtgtgtgtttcatactgaaaaacaaagcaacagaaTCAATGATGAGTTTAGTTAAAGTTGATTGGCCGTCGATGACTGCGTCTGTCTATGGTTACAGTTCAGAGATGAGGTTCCAGTTGAGTCCTGGACGATGCAGCTCGTCCTCTGCCGTCCCAGCGATGCTGAGCTGGACCCTCTCACTCAGCCTTGACCTTTTCTGGGGGGAGAGCGTGCATGTGAGGACGGATGCTCAGGGTtcgtgtgtttgcatgtgtttgtgtgtgtcgctgtgtgtCGGGTacctgtgtgtttgcgtgtgtgtgttggcgtgtGCCGCCGTGTGTCGGgtacctgtgtgtttgtgtgtgtgtgttgccgtgTGCCGCCGTGTGTCGGGTacctgtgtgttggtgtgtgtcggCGTGTGTTGCGTACCTGTGTGCTGCCATGTGTTGGTTGGTGTTGACGTGTGTTGCCGTGTGTCGCCGTGTGTCAGGtacctgtgtgtttgcatgtgtatgTTAGTGTGTGTTGCCGTGTGTCGAGTACCTGTGTGTTGGTCCCAGATGTAGCTGTTGAGGATTTCTCCGAGGACGTAGAAGACGCAGATCACCACCGTCATGGCGCTGAAGAAGACGACCCGCGCCAGCGGAGTGATGCGCTCCAGCACCGGGTAAACCCACACACCGGTCACCTGGTGCACCCAGCACGTCCTGGGCCACAGAGAGCTTCA harbors:
- the adat2 gene encoding tRNA-specific adenosine deaminase 2 isoform X1, with the translated sequence METDKGSGAASVESFHPSAEDIEKWMTSAFDMARDALESGEVPVGCLMIYKDEIVGKGRNEVNETKNATRHAEMVALDQLLDWCRRSCLDPSSVCEQTALYVTVEPCVMCAAALRLLHIPVVVYGCRNERFGGCGSVLDVSSADLPQTGTTFKCVSGHRAEEAVEMLKTFYKQENPNAPKPKTRRD
- the adat2 gene encoding tRNA-specific adenosine deaminase 2 isoform X2; amino-acid sequence: METDKGSGAASVESFHPSAEDIEKWMTSAFDMATRHAEMVALDQLLDWCRRSCLDPSSVCEQTALYVTVEPCVMCAAALRLLHIPVVVYGCRNERFGGCGSVLDVSSADLPQTGTTFKCVSGHRAEEAVEMLKTFYKQENPNAPKPKTRRD